TGTACTTGCCCAGCGGCGTATTTGACACACTACAGGTATGGGGGGTTAGAATAGAACATGAGCTCGAACCAGAACTCACAATCCAGAAATGCGATCGCTAGAAATCTAGTACTAGCTGTTTCGGTTATTGTAGTAGCAATTATAGGCTTTTATTTTGGTATGAAGTACGGTCAGCGTAGTTCTTTTTCAGCCTCACAGGTTCGTTACATAGGAGTTCTGGTACTTGTCGTGTTAGATGCCATATTTGGTGGTATAAGGGCGGAGATACAAGACATGTTTGACATTGTCATATTCACGTCAGGTATTGCCGTGGGTGGTTTGATGGCCGTTTGGCTTTTGTTTTTGGGCGATTTGTTTGGTATTGATTTAAGTTTGGCGGCTGTGGTAACGTTTGGGGGTCGCATATTCCAAAATGTGTCTATTATCAGAAGAATATTAATTGAGAAGATAAGGAGGGCAAGGTGATGGAGGAACGTATTCCAGATTTGTGGGAGGGTATCCAGGCTCAAATAAAAGTAGTAGGCATCGGAAGTGCTGGAAACAATGCTCTAAATCGCATGATACTTGGAGGTATTGATGGTGTGGAGTTTATTGCCATGAATACCGATGTTCAGGCTTTGTCGAAGTGCTTGGCACCGCAGAAACTGAATTTGGGGCCAAAACTGACGCGTGGTTTGGGAGCTGGTCTAGATCCTGAAAAGGGGAAAGCAGCTGCAGAAGAAAGCGTTGAAGAAATTAAGAAACTCCTTGAAGGCGCTGACTTAGTTTTCATTACAGCTGGCTTGGGTGGTGGCACTGGTACTGGAGCGTCACCAATTGTGGCCAGGGTGGCGAAAGATTTAGGTGCTCTTGTGGTCGCTGTGGTCTCAAAGCCTCATGCGTTTATCGAGGGGACGACACGTTACAAGATT
The genomic region above belongs to Coprothermobacter proteolyticus DSM 5265 and contains:
- a CDS encoding small basic family protein — encoded protein: MSSNQNSQSRNAIARNLVLAVSVIVVAIIGFYFGMKYGQRSSFSASQVRYIGVLVLVVLDAIFGGIRAEIQDMFDIVIFTSGIAVGGLMAVWLLFLGDLFGIDLSLAAVVTFGGRIFQNVSIIRRILIEKIRRAR